Within Burkholderia diffusa, the genomic segment TTTCCTTGATCTTCTGGTCGACCACGTTGACGACGACACCCTGCATGCCGGCCGCGCGGGCCCGTTCGTAGAATGCGCGCGTGAGCAGGATCGGCGCGCGGCAGTTGACGGCCCATGCCTGGTCGAATGCCGCGAGCTCGAAGCTCGGGAAATGGTCCTGCCAGAACACCGACGCGTTGTTGACCAGCACGTCGAGGCGGCCGAAGCGCGCATACACCTGGTCGATCAGCGCGGTGATCTGCCCGGCATCCGACAGGTCGGCTTGCAGCGCGACCGAATCGTGTCCGCGTTCGGCGATCGCGCGGGCCGCCGCCTGCGCGGCATCGACGGAGCGGTCGTAATGGACGGCGGTGCGATAACCGTGCGCGGCGAAATAATCGGCGAATGCGCGCCCGGCCCGGCGCGCGGCGCCGGTCACGAGCACGACCGGCGCGTTAGCCGCTTGCTTCGTGGACTGCATTACGTATTCGTCAGGTTGACTGAAGAAGGATTCGCGACAATCGACAGGAATTCGCGCCGCGTCGACGGATCGGTGCGGAACGTGCCGAGCATGCGCGACGTGACCATCTCGACGCCCGGCTTGTGCACGCCGCGTGTCGAGATGCACTGATGCGCGGCTTCGAGGATCACGCCGACGCCCTTCGGCTGCAGCACGTCGAACAGCGTGTCGGCGATCTGCACCGTCATCTTTTCCTGGATCTGCAGGCGCTTCGCGAACGCGTCGACGAGGCGCGCGAGCTTCGAGATGCCGACGACGCGATGGTTCGGCAGATACGCGACGTGCGCGCGGCCGATGATCGGCACCATGTGGTGCTCGCAATAGCTCTCGAAGCGGATGTCCTTCAGCACGATCATTTCGTCGTAGCCGTCGACTTCGCTGAACGTTCGCGCGAGGATGTCGCGCGGCTCGAGCGCATAGCCGGCGAAGAACTGTTCATATGCGCGCACGACGCGTGCCGGCGTGTCGAGCAGCCCTTCGCGGGCGGGATCGTCGCCGGCCCAACGCAGCAGCACGCGAACGGCATCCTCGGCTTCTTCCCGGCTCGGGCGGGATGCGGCCGGCTCGGGCCGCGCGGATTTTTTACCCATCTGGTCGCTCCATCGAATGCGGCCGCCTGCGGCGGCGCGGATATCCGGGCATTGTTTCATGCTTTCACGGGTCGTGCGTGCGGCCTGCTGCACACCGCGCGTCACTTCGGCCATTCGTCCTGCTCGTCGTTGAACAGCGACGCGACGACGCCGCGCAGCCACGCGGTGCGCGGATCGTTGTGGAACTTGCGATGCCAGTGCTGCTTCAGGTCGAAGCGCGGCAGCGGCAACGGCGGCTCGACCGGCACGATGAACGCATGCTCGGCCGCATACGCATAGCCGATCGCATGCGGCACGGTCGCAATCAGGTCGGTGCGGCTCAGGATGAACGGCAGGCTCATGAAGTGCGGCGTCTCGAGCACCGCACGGCGCTGCATGCGCTGCTTCGCAAGGTATTTCTCGAGCACCTCCTGGCTGCGCCCCTCGGCGCGCACCACCGCATGCCCGCACGCGAGGAACTGCTCGGCCGTGAACGGCCGTGCCTGTTCAAGCGGATGGCCGCGCCGCATCAGGCAGACGAACCGGTGCGTGAACAGACGCTGCTGGAAGAAGTTGTTGCCGTCGAGATCGGGGAAGTAGCCGACCGCGAGATCGATCGAGCCGGCTTCGAGGCCGCGGCCGACTTCGTCGTGTGAGAGCGAGACCGAGCGCAGGTTCGCATGCGGCGCGCACGTCGCGAATGCCTGCAGCAGCTTCGGCAGGAACACGATCTCGCCGACGTCCGACAGCGCGATCGAAAACGTATGCGTGCTCGCCGCCGGATCGAAGTCGTGCGGCGCGACGAGGCCGCGCTCGATCTGCGCGAGCGCATCGCGCGCGGCCGGCAGCAGCGCGAGCGCGCGCGGCGTCGGCTCCATTCCGCGCGACGTACGCACGAACAATGGATCGCCGAAATACTCGCGCAGGCGGCCGAGCGCGGTGCTCACGCGCGGCTGGCTCACGCCGAGCAGGTCGCCGGCGCGGCTGACGTTGCGCGTGTCGTCGAGCGCGACGAGGTAGGGAATCAGGTTCAGGTCGAGCGCTTCCATCGTGGGACCGGTATCCGGAAAACGTATACAACTTATCTCCAAAATCGCGTTGCCGCATAGTCGGGAAAGCGCTCAAATGGGTTCCATTATTCGAACCAATGTTCAGGAGACGAACAATGCGCACCCAGGTCGCCATCATCGGCGCCGGTCCGTCCGGCCTTTTGCTTTCCCATCTGCTGCGCCTGCAAGGCGTCGATTCCATCCTCGTCGAAGCGCGTTCGCGCGAATACTGCGAGAACCGCATCCGCGCCGGCGTGCTGGA encodes:
- a CDS encoding SDR family oxidoreductase, with translation MQSTKQAANAPVVLVTGAARRAGRAFADYFAAHGYRTAVHYDRSVDAAQAAARAIAERGHDSVALQADLSDAGQITALIDQVYARFGRLDVLVNNASVFWQDHFPSFELAAFDQAWAVNCRAPILLTRAFYERARAAGMQGVVVNVVDQKIKENFHRDHFSYTVAKAALGNLTQMLALSSSPVLRVNAVFPGLMLPSDDQTQADFEHASRASTPLARIAGPDDVAGAILLLTGSAYNGVDFVVDAGQNLIRVDQDVLYKHRSPAGKH
- the folE gene encoding GTP cyclohydrolase I FolE gives rise to the protein MGKKSARPEPAASRPSREEAEDAVRVLLRWAGDDPAREGLLDTPARVVRAYEQFFAGYALEPRDILARTFSEVDGYDEMIVLKDIRFESYCEHHMVPIIGRAHVAYLPNHRVVGISKLARLVDAFAKRLQIQEKMTVQIADTLFDVLQPKGVGVILEAAHQCISTRGVHKPGVEMVTSRMLGTFRTDPSTRREFLSIVANPSSVNLTNT
- a CDS encoding LysR family transcriptional regulator; the protein is MEALDLNLIPYLVALDDTRNVSRAGDLLGVSQPRVSTALGRLREYFGDPLFVRTSRGMEPTPRALALLPAARDALAQIERGLVAPHDFDPAASTHTFSIALSDVGEIVFLPKLLQAFATCAPHANLRSVSLSHDEVGRGLEAGSIDLAVGYFPDLDGNNFFQQRLFTHRFVCLMRRGHPLEQARPFTAEQFLACGHAVVRAEGRSQEVLEKYLAKQRMQRRAVLETPHFMSLPFILSRTDLIATVPHAIGYAYAAEHAFIVPVEPPLPLPRFDLKQHWHRKFHNDPRTAWLRGVVASLFNDEQDEWPK